Part of the Fusarium musae strain F31 chromosome 3, whole genome shotgun sequence genome, TGCTTCATTAAAGTATAGGTACACGCAAACAAGCCTACAGGTAAGTCCATTCCACCTCATCTTCATACACTCTTGCTCTTGGCTATCCTCTTCTTGCCACTTCGCTGCTTGGTTTTCTTGTGAATGCGAGCTCTGTCCTTTCGCCTACAGAGTGTTAGCCCAATACTAATGGAAGAATAGCGCACATACCCGGATACTTTGGCAGAATTTTTATACTTGATCAAAGTCTCTTTGTTGTATGCCTCTCCGTGAACACTCGCTGGCTGCGAGGCATCCGACAGAAGAAGGTCAGACACAGTATTTGAATCGACGGATATCTTGTCTCCCATGTCGACGTCTGGGTTCGTCGTCGTTGGTTGGTGGTCTCTAGTCTTGGAGACTTGTATTGGTTGGAGTACAGGAGTACTTGGCACCCTTTGATCGAGTGTTTGTGAGTGTGAGGTATTGACAATATCCAAGCTTGAAGCTTCTGGTGACAGAGACATGTTCTCAGGCTCATATGTTTGTCGGCCTTGACACAGGATCGCATCGAGCCTCATCAACCTAGCCTCGAGGCTCTCGCCGCACCGAAGATGGACATCTATTGGTGCCACGacggacgatgatgaggagggacTGGGTATAGGAAGGGTACATCCATGTTCCGCGTTGGTATCATGGCAGTCTTGGATCTTTTGACTCTCAACAGGAGCGAGGGTGTTCCCTGAAGGCTCAGGATTGTCCCTGTTCACAACGATCAGTCCccatcaacaaacaaaccTCTCAACATACCGCTTATAAGCACTCTCCTCAAGAGAAATACTACTATCCCGTCTCGCTACACCGTTGACTCTCTCAGTCGACTCACAAGAGCCACCAATACCAGACAAGAGATGATGCATGGTAACTGACACAACAAAGTAAGAATACCGTTTTGCAAAGGGACGCGGGGCCCAGCTAACTAGTTATAAGGACCTTCCAATAACAGCCAAGCAAAAAGGCTCCTCCCGTTACCGACAGAGGGGAACCGGACCCGACCATCTGGGACAGACTCGAAGTTTGGTCCCAACAGGACGGGACCCGTCTCATGCACCGGAATCACATCCGCGACCGGGGAGATGAAGCCAGAAGCGAACCCGCGAGGTTGGTTCACAGGGGGGCatatgaggaggaggcttgAAACTTCAATTCTTGGCTGACGATCTTCTAATCTTGGACAATCTGGTATTTAATCCGAAAAAGACTCAAGCGGTGAgacggaggaagaggaattGACCACTCCCCATCGTGAGGGTGAGAGATTTTGGGGGCCGAGTTCATGTAATCTGCCACCTTCCTCGTACAGCCTGCAGAACCGACCTGTCGGTAAAAGGGGGTTCCTCTACCTGTACCGCCAGCCTGGTAGGGTGCAACCACACCAATTGAGCTGATATGTGACGTTATTGGTTGTGGTTGGGAACACCGCTGTTTCAGGCATTTACATgtggagagagggagagagtcTGTGCAAAAGGATCTTGAAATAGCAAATTACATGTGTTTGCTTTTTGGAAGGTTAGAGTCAGGTTGTGATGTTATGGGTTCGTTTATGATTCATGTTGAGGGGAGTTGTGTGATTGACGTGCAGgagtcttgggcttgggcttgggcttgttggCTTATACCTAACGTTAGGACTTGATGAGATATGGAGATACAATTCACATGAACAGACTCTTCACTCTTATTCTTTGACAGTAAACTCATTCAATTGATCTCAATTACCCATTCCAACTCACTCTCAAATaatctctcttctctccatcTGTAACTTCGTCACTCCCTTGCACCCCAGCTGCACAATCCCTGCTCCTTGGCTGGGGGCCTCAAAGTTAATCATCCCCCAGTTCCCAGCTTCCCGTCCCAGCCCTCGCGAGCTGAAGCCTCTACCTTGGCAAATGGTAAGTAGGAGGTAAGGTACTCACCACTCCCCAGCATCAGAAGAGCTCAAACGCTTAGACCTGCAGTACTCATCAATATTCGCATATCGCTCAGCAGTATTCTGAAAATGCCATCTTATATCCTCCACTAGCGGCACTGGTAAACCCGGAGCCCCAACTTCTGCATTCTCGCATCTCTGGCTGAAATTATGGTCATATACCTGCCAAACCCGTTCAGTTTACACGATGACGAAGCTGGGGATAGGTGTAACGTACTGTGAACATTAATCTGAGATCATTTATCTTTTCTGCCAGTCTCTCTTTTTCCCATTTGGAGAGGACGGTTGAACATGCGAGTGCCGCATCATCGAGAGCCGTCATTGCTTTCCAGCATTTCTCGGCAATCTAAACACCATATTAGtacaccatctccaacagtCGCTGTATTCTCACCTGGGGAAAATAATTCAGTAGATCAAAACACGATTCCCTAGACTATACAACTCTCAGCACCCCTCTCCAAACCAGCCCATCATTAATCTTACATAAGGACCCTCCAGCGTAAGAATTCCATCCCCAGCTCTCGCCACAGCAACATGCACCCTCAACATCCCAAGATTAAGCTGTTCCAAATTCTgagcccttggccttgtcgtcTCAAACATGAAGTCTTCAATTGCTTCGACGACGTTTCGATGGGGCAAGATGAACTCCTCTCgagctttcttttcttcctctgatGGCGGTTTCCAACCTGGGGGAGGCCTGATGTATTTGCTGGTACCCCAGTATTTCTCTTCCCCCCCGGGTATGGCGGGAGGCCAGGTCTCGGGTCTTTGTCTAATGCATGCGATTGGTGCGATTGGTgcgatgaggctgaggatggGGAGGATGTGGGTGAGCTTCATGGTGAGGGAGTATGTGTGGCTGGACGTGGAAGCTATATCTTGATGTTGGAGGATGTGACATGGCTGGGCATTTGTAGCTGGCGAGAGTGGCTGATGGGATTCACATCTAGTACATCATGGTGAAATAATGACACTTGAGAAGTGGCATGTTTGATTCCTCGTCCGTCTCATTGACGCCCCCAGAAAGTCCCAGTTCGTGGTGTGAGCCGTCACGAACTGGCATAAAATGCCTGGTAAACTTCAGCTCTCGGCCAAAAACAACGCCACAGGCAACATCTCCAGCGAAGGAATGGGTCATGAAGGCTAAGTCAATCAGCAGCTGGCGTCAAGAGATCGGCGAAGGCAGAATGCTCTCTCGGTTGACTGGATGTCACCAAAGCAAACAAAGACAACATGTATTACACAGATCAACACGGCACTCACTCAAAAGTCAATCAGTACGAACCCAATCTCTTCgctatttatagctaaaaaccctcatcaacgccaaccGAAATGCCCAGAGCAAAGCAAACGCTCAAAAATGCAATCTGATTTTGTATATGCAAGAAAAAACAACCGCTAGTACAGTAACATCTCATAGCTCATCCCGAGGCACGTTAAGGTTAGGCAGTCGCATCGACCACCATCTTGGACCGACAGGAAGACCGACCCAAACTCTGTAAAGACGCGAGACTTCCGATGTGAAAACACGCCACCTGTTTTTGTTAGACTTTGCTCGGCGGGGAGAGAGGTATAAACTTACAGTGCCTTGGGCGTGCGCATCCATCCTTTAATAATGATCTTGATAGCAGCCTTGAATTGAGCAAACTCGAACGCAACGTGAGCCATCGTGCTGTCGTCCTTGGGACCCCTCTGTCGCAGCTCAATAAACTCCCGCACAGCGTCGTCCATCTGGGggttctcctcagcctccttctcgaaCTTCTTGTTAAGCTTGTCGTTCTTgttgagatcctcaagaccctcctgctccttctccgcaaagaccttctcctccatcatctgctGGAACTGGCCAATGTTGTAGAGAGAGCTGCTGATGCGAGCGTAGGTGTTGAAGAGAGCGACCAGCTCAGTGCGCGAGAGGTATGGAACGTCTTCGCTGTTGTTATCCAGCTCAAAAAGGATCTTGAGGGCAGTGCCGTAGCCAGCAGTTTGGAGCTTGCCCCAAAGACGACACTTGTCGCAGCCAACGCAGTCCATGAGACGACTGACGTTGCGGAAACGGTTGCGGAAGTCCTCCTTCAGAGATGGTCCTTCACCATTGACAAACATCAGGCTCTCGTCGAATATTTGAGGGACACTGGCAGCCTTTTCGGTGACCTCAAGGACCTTGGCGCGAGTGGCCGCGTCCTCAGAAGCATCTCCCATACAGAACTTGTAATCCTTCTTCTGGAGATAAGGTCCAACCTTGGCGATAGCACGGGTCATGAGCGCATAGTTGAAGTAAACATTTCCAATACGGTCAGGGAATTTATGCAGACGATGTTCGTAGCAGGACAGGTTAGGGCTCCACTCGCCAGTAGTCTGGTTCAAGAAGTTCCAGCAGAGATGAGTGCTGATGCTGGCGTGCATACCGGACATGACACGGTAGAACACTCGCTTCTCAAGACActcatcgtcaacctcaaAGCCAGTGTTTGCGACAAACGGAGTATTGGGGTTCTCCTGGCGACGCTCCTGAAGCTGGGCCTGACGACCCGCCGCATCAAGGATCTGCTTGAAATCTTGGGCAGCGGGACCGCGGTTCCATCCAGACTGGCCGAGATCGGCAGACTTGGGGAACGAACTCTTCTGGAAACAATTCTCTCGGTAAACGGCGTCCCAGACCTGCTTGGCCCCATCGCCCGCATATCCAGTGAATCGCTCCGGGTTTCGAACCAAGCTCACGTAATCACCCTTTGAGCTCGCGCTCTCGTCCTCAGGAACACAGTAATCTCGCTCGTCGCACTCATCATCGTACTCAAAGACGCAGCTCTCGCCGACATTCTCTCCAAGGCTACCTCCAAGAGGTCGCTGAGGATGCTGGCGCTGCGCCTTCTTCCCCGGATGCTTAGCACGAGGACCCTCGAGTTTACCGAGAGCGTGCGCACGCCAGATCTCCGGGATATCCTCCTCGTTGTCCAGCGTCTCAACCGCGCATCCAATGTTTCCGCACATGCCATTCTCGTCGTTCCAGAAGGGGCATTTCTTGTGAAACAGGTTCACTCGGTAGTGCGAGAAGAAGTCGGTGTTGTGGGTGAGGTCGTCGACGGCGGGTTTGGTCAGGGTGTTGAGTTTATCGAGAGTCGCATACGAAGCGCAGGCATCGCCAACGATTGACTTGGGTGAGATCTAGAAAGTGTGTTAACGATGGCTTGCGCAGGTGGCGTGGGTGGCGATAAACGTACATGGCATTCATCACTAGAGCTCTCGCAAGAACCGGGTGCAGCCCAGAGGGCAAACACAGAAAGATAGAATAGTCTGCTCGCAGACTTCATTGtcgctgaagaagctcaagcgaCGAGCCGATGGGTAGGTGTCAGATTGTGTGTAACGAAAGATGACAAAGCCTTGATTCTACAACCGCCAACGAGTGAAAGGCGGCAGTAAAAGAGTACTATGAtgcaaaagagaagaaagaaaaaagtccCGTCTTCAAAGCCGTCGTTTTGATGTAAAGAAGAAGCGACGTATGAAAGTAAACCAGCGGCAAGTAAAGTAGTAGACTAAAGTGGGTTGACGGCTTCGGCGGGCAGCGATGGACACTTTTCCCAAAAAGGAATGGGTTCAATTGAGTCGAACGGTACTTGTAATTCAAGAGAACAAGCGACGTTGCGAGTTAAACTCAGACAAAGAATGAATTAATTAATTCATGGGCTGAGAAGTGTCTTGAGGCGGAggatttacttataaataaactttctCGTGTGCTACGTACAGACAGACACATTGAAAGATGACACGCTGGCTGTTGATGTAGGTACCAACCTGGGCTACATGCTACATGCAGAAATGCTCCGACTTCCGTGAGGCGAAGTACCTAGAATTGATCTAGAACTCTACCGAATTGTCTCTTCTCAGAACATCTCATTCAGTCAACAAGCTTCTCTCAAAGAATTACAATACGGCTCTACATCTACTGACGAAGGCGCGTCGTCTTGCCAAGTTGAAGCAGCCACATGACAATAACAACAACGCAATAACTCTCCCTGGAGCTTCAATTGCATGCATAATCTTAGTGTAACGGTGTAAGTGAAATCTGTCCAGAACCACCAATTACCAAGCATGTCTCCGTCTGCCGATCTGAGCTGATTTGAAAGCATCCTAGCGAATTTAGGGACAGCCTTCGAacccaaaaaaaaaacatcagACGATCTGCCGGGCTGTGGCTTTTGGATCAGCTCACCTAACGAAGCATTATCGTATTCCAATGACTAGTTCCAAAAAATAGCACAATTCGAGGGTCGGTCAACATTCCCATCCAACCAAGACACTCATATGACATCCTCCCTTTGTTTTTCCCAACTCGCTGTTTCACAATTGTGGCGCATTCACATCCATGGCTCTGGGAACCTAGGCGTGATTCACGGATCATCGACCGAAACACCACTACTCCACAATGGGGCTATCACCCACGGACTTTCATAGATACAGTAAATCGATCATTTTGTTCACCTATTATTATGCGATGCTGTATCATCTGCCTCCATGTACTTCTGCACCCAGCCTCCATCACAAAGCCCATTTTTCGTCCCATCATGCGCTTGTAGAAGGGGTATCACTGAGCaaatccttcttcttcccctcctcctcctcctccaaaaaAGTGTAGCCCCAAATCAGAGACATTCAACAAATAAAACACGTTTTAGAAAGCAACAACCAGCAAACAACTCGTCGAAGTGCCCAGCCAAGCCCAAACACCCACGCGCGACGCGTTTCCGGATCGTTCCCAGATCCAACTCCGTATTATAACGCTTCCCCCACACGTCTTTGGTCATTAGGGTATGGCGGATCCAATTCTCGACTCCCATCATCCGTAGCCCATCCACTCTGTCTAGGCTGGTAAGTCGCCTCCCTTTACATCTCGACAGGGTATCGCATATCATAGCATAGGTATAACAGGCCCGTGGGCCTACTACCGACTGGATGAACGGGGGACGTTGCGAACTTGATGAACCAATAAGTCTCTTTTTGCTTCTCTCTCTTTATATCTCAACGTGAACGTGCAAACCGTAAAATCGTGAGCCGACGTGGAAACCTCCGTCTGAGCTTGAGTATGGCACCGGCAAAAGGGTGCTGTGCAGTAAATATGTATGGTACATTGGGGGAAATCTGAGTCGTGCGTCTAGCCGGTTACTGGGGAGGTTGGAAGTTGAGTGGTCGCCTAAGTTCACGTTAGCCATCGGGAGACGTCCGAGGTAGATCCCAACTTTGGGATCGCCATGGTAACATACTTGAACAGGAGGATGTGCGGTTCTGGCTCGTGGACTTCGTAGTGTTCCCATCCTAGACTCTTCACGGTTGTTAGTCCTGATTGCCTGCAATCTCGTCACCCCCGCCAACGACGTAGGCACGTGTTGGCAAGGGCGTCAAGTCGTACCTGAGTAATGCCAAGAGCTCGCCATTCCTCCTCCCACAAGAGCTTGAGCGTACCCTTGGAGGTATCGTGGTAGTCTTTGGGAATAGCCTTGAGCATGGCTTTGGGGAGCTGAACATGGCGGTATTCATATTCGCTGTCAGAGTACCGTGCAGAGTAGTGGATCGAGTCGATGAACTCCTCCACGCGAGCGCGCTCCGAGTCCGACAGAGGCCGGGGCGTCTTATTTCGGCGAGCGGTATCGATGTCGAAAGGCATTTTGGCGGTTGTGTCTTGTTGGTTGATgaggggagagagagagagctcGAGGGTGCGGGGAGGGGCACAAGAGCTTCGGCCGATCAATTGGTGAAGTGCGGGTCAAAAAACAGAGACCCGCGATTTTCCCCAATGCTTTGCGAGGTGAATGCTGCGCCGGCTGTGTTTGCTGAGCCTTGAACGAGATCGAGTGAATCTGGACCTCTGCGAAATTGTTTTGAGAACGGATGTCACGCGAGATCGGCGGGAAGGTAGAATCTTGCACCGCGAGGCTGGGTTTCTCGGAGGCGGTCAGAGATCTTCCGGGGTAGAAACTTGGATGGAGACGGGGGGGAGGGTCCTCTTGTTAGAAACCCAGTTTGGGGGTAGAGAGCCTCGGAGGAAAACAGAACGAAGCCGTGCTTTAGAAGCAACGAAAAAGTTTTGGTGAAcgtgaaaaaaaaaaagagctgGTGAAGAAAATCAGAATTGACTGTTTTGGCGAAAAGAGTCAatcgagatggaagagaatCAGTAAATCCTTGCGGGTAGAagtgaaagaggaagaaggtgtagatgggaagaagaaaaaaagggtgaggaggagaggaaatAAGGAAAgattttggtgatggtgttgagagggTGAACCTGAAATAGAAGgcgaggcaaggcaaggcaatgGGATAGCACCAACGCCGTTCGTTCACGCGGGAAGGAACCTTGCTTTGATTTGATTCGATTTGGTGGGTGCAGGTGTCTACGCTTCAGTGGCATTCAGTGGTCAGTGACTTGATCAAAGTAAACAAACCATTTACCTCTCCCAAGCAACACCAAATAAATCCCCCTCTTTTTTGcgtcccttcccttcccttcccttcacGAATAAACGAACCCTCAAAATAGggcctcaacctcaagcaTGATGCCTATTCAGGCAATCAGTGGCTTCTGTCTAATCATGTTGTTTCTCCTAGCCCAAGCATAGCCTCCACAAATGTCTCTCATGTTGCTTCCCTTAAACAGTGTAGTTGGAGAATGGATGTTTGATCGCAAACCAGTCATGGCTTTTGTTTACCTAGTCCTCTCTTTGCATCAAATCTACCCCTCCAATTCAAATGATCGCCATCGTTTATTACTCAATCTCACTGACAAGGATTCGATATCCAGGGGACCTAGCATGACCGTTGAAGTTGGGGGCCGTGGAATAACTAACACAAGCCCACGCGTTTCCGGGACTTTTCCTATTGCCGTTGCCCAAGCCTCGATCACATGAATGTGAGAGGAGGTCCGTGCGCTAGCTGTGATAGCCAATGCATCTTGTGAAGCTATTCAAACCGTGGTGCAGTCTACAAGACACTAATGCAGATAGCCAAGATGATAGTGAAATAGTTTCAACTAACATTTTTTCCTCTCCCTAACAAGCTGAAAAGTCATGAAAACTCCCGCTCGTGGCCCCAACTCATGTTTCATTTCCATCCCTCAAGTCCTCTTCTGTCCAGTGTCAAAGCTAGCACTCATATCATGCTACAGCAATTGCCTCATCCACATTCCACCTCGTTCAGCTGATATATCCTCTTCTCAGCTCAAGGCCCTCCCTTGCCTGCTCTTTTCAAGAGCCGAATGTCACGTCATGTCAATACGCACGATGTCACATTGTGCTGTGACTTATCCGGACATCCGGTCTTGTTTTGCGTCGTCCGCAGACACCCGATTCGCATCTTGCTTTTTCCTCGATTGGGTCATGCATCGAATTTGATCCTCGGTAGCCTGGAGCAACCCGAAACTTGACTACCCCAATCTTCTAGAATGATAACCGAGCCCAAGCCCATCCCGAGACAATCCGCCCCGTTTCACCGTGGCGAGCGATCCGGCATACTTTTGTACCCCCATGACTCCATCTGTTCTGACGTCGGGTTTCTGTTGGTTCTCCCGATATAAAAAACGTATGACTTTTGTGAACTGCAATCGATGATGACATGGAACCAGCTATGTCAAGACTGGAGAAAAGAAGGTCGCCGGGAAGATCCTCGGCCCCGGCCAGTCTCCTTCAGCCCAATATGATGCACCGCATTTccaatcttgaccttgatgccaGCAACGCTAATCTCCCATTTCCGAATGTCATCAAACTTGGGTTGTCTGAACAATCGCAGTGTATTGAGTgtcatctcatcagctgGTAGGTGAAAGGTCCAACCAATGGATATATGGAACGCATCTCCCACTGGCTCATTGGCTTTCCCTTGATACAGTGGAGGTTGTCCATAACGTGTTGCAACCGTGTTACTCTTTGTCAACAGTGAAGTGAGCTCTGGGTTCAGAGGTTTGACTCCATCTTTATTGTCGGCATGGGACTTGGGGCCACTGGCGACACGAAGGACGAGAAACGTGCGATCCGAATCTGGTGACCTGTACCATGCGAGCCCTTGTGGTCGAACAACAAAGGGAGTGATGCCACTGTTGTCGAGTGTTTCTGTTATCTTGTCCAAGAACCCATCCTTGTTCCCTGTGGTAAGGGACAGTGGCCGAGACAGACTGATATGAAGGGGTAGAGGTGATCCCAGGTCGCTTGTCAGGAAGTTGTGAAGCTTGATCTCATTTGACACTTCCTTCTCAATGCCAGCTATGAGGTTCGTCAACAAGCCATGCTGTTTTGTTGAGGGATGCCCTGAAGAAAGTCAGCTTTTCATGgattgaagttgagatgacGACAGAAACTCACATTCGATGTAAACATGACTGGGCCAGTTACCAACTACATGAGGAACTTGGCGCTTCCTCCCTTGGTGCAGACTCGGATCGTCAACGACACTCTGTCGAACAGTAGAGGCATACAAATCATGAAAGGTATCGGGCAACGGAGGCATAGACGAAGCATCCGCGTCTTTGCTCACGGAGCGAGCATCTCCATCTGTACTCCGGGAGGAGTGGGTCGCGATGCCGTCAACTCCCTTACGGCGTTTGACACGGTCGGAGCTCTCGTCGTCGGACTCTGAGGAGGAATAATCGACAAGGGCCATTGATTCAAACCCGATAGTCCGTGTCGGAGCTTTATGTACGTCATACAGACGTAATCTTTTGGTGTTTCCTTTATCTCCAGATTGAGAGCGGATAATCGGCCTGTCGTGGGTTGTCTGAATTGTGTTTGGTCTTTTTCGGTGAGTGGGGCGAGGTGAACGGGTGACGACGATGGAGTCGTTCACCTTGACTTGAAGACCCGTTTCAACGGTGATGGCCCGGTTGCTGCGAACGgtactacggagtacttcCTGGTTGAATCGCCCGCCGTGCCTGAGTCATTTTGGCCATGATGCAATGGAAAGATCCGATGGCCGGGATGCCGGGGATCTAGATACTTTTGCTGCTGATCCGCGTATCGATGTAGGGTAGCAACGGGACGTCATGGCAGATAAAATGCGTCAGTTCTGGGGCCAAGCAAAGAAAGTTCCTTGGCCGAGATATCCAGACATCGGACGATCTAGTAAGGTGCCATTGAAAAAGGTACAAACCTTGAGGCTAAAAATATGAAGCTGAGGGTGTAGAGCAGATGCGACTCTGCTGGTGTGGAATTTGCTGACGTTGAACTCACAAGGATCCATTGAATTCACAATCTAAGCTCTGTGATAAGAATGCCAAAGCCTCGACCCTTGATACTGATTCGGACGATAGTTATGGACTTtttctactccgtagtttGTGTTTTAATTACAGGTGCCGGCATTAAACTGGTCAATGCAATGCTGCAAAATGGTAGCGGTCTGTGATATCTTCCATTGCCGGCCTGGACTCGTCTTCCCCGCCGGCCTGGTCGAGGTGGCCCAGGCGTCGAGCGTCGAGTTGGGATCCGCCAGCTGTCATCCGTTACTTTTACAGTAGCCTTTGAAACACGGGGCTAAAAAGTCCCTACAAGCAGTAGCGAGCTCGTTAGGCGAAGACCCTTTTTAGACAAGGTTTTGCATGCAGTGACCGAGATGGGTTTTGATGCATCAGGTGACTGACCAAATGGCGAGGTTCTCTTGGCTGTTCCGTTCGTTCGACAACTGGCATTCCATCatttcgtcttcttcatgcgATACCCACTGCTAAGCCTTTTAGCTCTATCTTTGTTTCTTTGGGACGCGCGTTGGGGCTTCAAAACCTCGTGTAGCTGACGTCGCTCTCAAACCATTACTTCCGAGTGTGCCGCGGTTGGGAGAGTAAGGTTGAGCAAGGCCGATCGACCGAGCCTTGTGTGAGAGACAGACACTGGTTGACATTTGACAGTGACAATGACACTGACGTGCGGGACCGAATTGAGTGTGACTCGTCCTGCTCGTCTGGGGTCCCCTCCTCCACGACTTCTAgcctctactccgtactatgTATTGCCCAAGATGGAAACAGCAGATGAACGGCTCTACCTGGAAAGTCCCTGATCCGTTTGAAGAGGCGTCAATAGCGTTAGCGGATGGAGCGGCTGAAGTCTGAATGGCGTGGGCAAGTTCATGTCCAAGGTGCTATTTGGATCACGAGGGGAGACGGGAAGTGCCCTTCCCCGCTAAATGATGCGCTACGGTGCCCCCTCCATCCCCCATGAGACTCTGAATGGGCGCAtgatggattg contains:
- a CDS encoding hypothetical protein (EggNog:ENOG41), which produces MALVDYSSSESDDESSDRVKRRKGVDGIATHSSRSTDGDARSVSKDADASSMPPLPDTFHDLYASTVRQSVVDDPSLHQGRKRQVPHVVGNWPSHVYIEWHPSTKQHGLLTNLIAGIEKEVSNEIKLHNFLTSDLGSPLPLHISLSRPLSLTTGNKDGFLDKITETLDNSGITPFVVRPQGLAWYRSPDSDRTFLVLRVASGPKSHADNKDGVKPLNPELTSLLTKSNTVATRYGQPPLYQGKANEPVGDAFHISIGWTFHLPADEMTLNTLRLFRQPKFDDIRKWEISVAGIKVKIGNAVHHIGLKETGRGRGSSRRPSFLQS
- the SUC1 gene encoding transcription factor; this encodes MPFDIDTARRNKTPRPLSDSERARVEEFIDSIHYSARYSDSEYEYRHVQLPKAMLKAIPKDYHDTSKGTLKLLWEEEWRALGITQSLGWEHYEVHEPEPHILLFKYVTMAIPKLGSTSDVSRWLT
- a CDS encoding hypothetical protein (BUSCO:EOG09261JR0); translation: MKSASRLFYLSVFALWAAPGSCESSSDECHISPKSIVGDACASYATLDKLNTLTKPAVDDLTHNTDFFSHYRVNLFHKKCPFWNDENGMCGNIGCAVETLDNEEDIPEIWRAHALGKLEGPRAKHPGKKAQRQHPQRPLGGSLGENVGESCVFEYDDECDERDYCVPEDESASSKGDYVSLVRNPERFTGYAGDGAKQVWDAVYRENCFQKSSFPKSADLGQSGWNRGPAAQDFKQILDAAGRQAQLQERRQENPNTPFVANTGFEVDDECLEKRVFYRVMSGMHASISTHLCWNFLNQTTGEWSPNLSCYEHRLHKFPDRIGNVYFNYALMTRAIAKVGPYLQKKDYKFCMGDASEDAATRAKVLEVTEKAASVPQIFDESLMFVNGEGPSLKEDFRNRFRNVSRLMDCVGCDKCRLWGKLQTAGYGTALKILFELDNNSEDVPYLSRTELVALFNTYARISSSLYNIGQFQQMMEEKVFAEKEQEGLEDLNKNDKLNKKFEKEAEENPQMDDAVREFIELRQRGPKDDSTMAHVAFEFAQFKAAIKIIIKGWMRTPKALWRVFTSEVSRLYRVWVGLPVGPRWWSMRLPNLNVPRDEL